A single genomic interval of Salvelinus namaycush isolate Seneca chromosome 41, SaNama_1.0, whole genome shotgun sequence harbors:
- the elac2 gene encoding zinc phosphodiesterase ELAC protein 2, whose product MTKVSLHCKSIAWLFVRHTSTGRLQSFACSEHRFPRIFPFLRTMSTNTTDNQHLGSKKPRTPKETLRHVKSREQRKRGVDVHGPATVYAQVVGAGSRDNGASLYVFSEFNRYLFNCGEGTQRLMQEHKLKAARLDNIFLTRMSWENVGGLSGMILTLKDTGVREVVLSGPPQLEKYVNAIRVFSGPLEEIKLAVRPYTEKQYTDDTMTVSQIPIFAQLREDGPKCSPNSGRSSPSSSPQRRELWRPEDSEDTSTDSRKERSTSPGGKARATRDPSLVVAFVCKLHPKKGNFLVAQAKNLGLPLGTAAIGPLIAALKDGKSVTYEGREIHPEEVCTPTDPGPAFIVVECPSEEFVQPICIHQQLSRYQRGGTEDPAVLVVHMSPESVLKTDEYKQWMERFPSTTEHLILNEQVCTVHNVRSHKIQTQLNLIHPEIFPELQHYKTKETQAALHVPNVRAECLLKFQLRPKIEWQRDAIPTCDTEEFVKEAAEAPNFLQEVEECKRFRATDAAVLSGRTEKYPEVVFLGTGSALPMKIRNVSGNLVNISATQSVLLDCGEGTFGQLCRHYGDRVDETLAKISTVFISHMHADHHTGLLSLLFQRERALATLGKAFSPIYLIAPVQMMTWLNQYHDHCEEILSHVNIVPSKVMCEGAEVSKFKTKAFIQALLKKSDLAKFQTCPVRHCKNAFACSITHQSGWQLVFSGDTMPCDALAHMGKNATLLIHEATLEDGLEDEAVEKRHSTTSQAIGIGMKMNAEFIMLNHFSQRYAKIPLFSEDFNDRVGISFDHMRIRFGDFRILPRLIPPLKALFAEEIGEMEERRGRRELKQMKGVIAESNEEQRTPNEGETGKGAKREPEEPTQDVGSKRLKTN is encoded by the exons ATGACTAAAGTGTCTCTACACTGTAAATCTATTGCATGGCTATTTGTGAGACACACATCTACGGGTCGCCTACAAAGCTTCGCATGCAGTGAACATCGTTTCCCCCGGATTTTCCCGTTTCTGCGGACAATGTCTACGAACACAACAGACAACCAACATCTGGGATCAAAGAAACCCAGAACACCCAAAGAAACATTGCGACATGTGAAGTCTAGAGAACAGAGGAAACGTGGAGTGGATGTGCATGGACCAGCCACTGTCTACGCGCAGGTCGTCGGGGCAGGGAGCCGAGATAATGGCGCATCACTTTATGTCTTCTCTGAGTTCAATAG GTACCTATTCAACTGTGGCGAGGGAACACAGAGGCTGATGCAAGAGCACAA GTTAAAAGCTGCTCGCTTGGACAATATTTTCCTCACTAGAATGAGCTGGGAGAATGTTGGTGGTCTATCAG GGATGATATTGACACTGAAAGACACTGGTGTCCGTGAGGTTGTTCTCTCTGGACCACCACAACTG GAGAAATATGTGAATGCCATCAGAGTATTTTCTGGACCACTGGAAGAAATCAAGCTAGCTGTTCGACCATACACTGAGAAACAATACACAGATGACACAATGACAGTTAGTCAAATACCAATATTTG CCCAGCTCAGAGAGGACGGGCCAAAGTGCTCCCCTAACTCAGGGAGGAGCAGCCCCTCCAGTAGTCCCCAGAGGAGGGAGCTGTGGAGGCCGGAAGACTCTGAGGACACCAGCACAGACAGCAGGAAGGAGAGATCAACCAGCCCAG GTGGAAAAGCAAGAGCAACAAGGGATCCTTCTTTAGTTGTGGCATTCGTTTGTAAG CTTCATCCTAAGAAGGGGAACTTCTTGGTTGCTCAAGCAAAAAACCTTGGATTACCATT AGGCACTGCAGCTATTGGTCCTCTCATTGCAGCTCTGAAGGATGGGAAAAGTGTTACCTACGAAGGAAGAGAG ATCCATCCTGAGGAGGTGTGCACTCCCACTGATCCAGGACCAGCCTTCATTGTTGTGGAGTGTCCCTCTGAGGAGTTTGTTCAACCAATCTGCATCCATCAGCAGCTGAGCAG ATACCAACGTGGAGGAACAGAGGACCCTGCTGTCTTAGTAGTCCACATGAGCCCTGAGTCTGTGCTGAAAACAGATGAATACAAGCAATGGATGGAAAG GTTTCCATCTACCACGGAGCACCTGATCCTGAATGAGCAAGTTTGCACTGTTCACAACGTCAGGAGCCACAAGATTCAAACTCAGCTCAATCTGATTCATCCAGAGATATTTCCAGAGCTCCAGCACTATAAAACAAAG GAGACCCAGGCTGCCCTGCATGTCCCCAATGTCAGAGCCGAGTGTCTTCTGAAGTTCCAGCTCAGACCCAAGATTGAATGGCAAAG AGATGCCATCCCCACTTGTGACACTGAAGAGTTTGTGAAAGAGGCTGCGGAGGCCCCTAACTTCCTCCAAGAAGTGGAGGAGTGCAAGCGGTTCCGTGCGACTGATGCTGCAGTGCTGTCTG GGCGGACAGAAAAATACCCAGAGGTGGTCTTTTTAGGAACTGGATCGGCTCTTCCTATGAAGATCAGGAACGTTAGTGGCAACTTGGTCAACATCAG TGCCACTCAGTCAGTGCTGCTGGACTGTGGAGAGGGCACCTTTGGCCAGCTGTGCCGACACTATGGGGACCGTGTGGACGAGACACTGGCAAAGATCTCAACCGTCTTCATCTCTCACATGCACGCGGACCATCACACA GGATTGTTGAGTTTGCTGTTTCAAAGGGAGAGAGCCTTG GCAACTCTTGGGAAAGCCTTCAGCCCCATCTATCTGATAGCCCCTGTCCAGATGATGACCTGGCTCAACCAGTACCATGACCACTGTGAGGAGATCCTCAGCCATGTCAA CATTGTCCCTAGCAAAGTCATGTGTGAGGGGGCTGAGGTGTCCAAGTTCAAAACCAAGGCATTCATCCAAGCACTGTTGAAGAAGTCTGATTTAGCAAAG TTCCAGACTTGTCCGGTACGTCACTGTAAGAATGCCTTTGCCTGCAGCATCACTCACCAGTCTGGCTGGCAGCTGGTCTTCTCTGGGGACACAATGCCCTGCGATGCCCTCGCACATATGG GAAAGAATGCAACTTTACTTATTCATGAAGCCACATTGGAAGATGGATTGGAGGACGAGGCTGTGGAGAAGAGACATAG TACCACCTCCCAGGCCATCGGTATTGGCATGAAGATGAATGCTGAGTTCATCATGCTGAACCACTTCAGCCAGCGCTATGCCAAGATCCCCCTCTTCAGTGAGGACTTCAACGACAGAGTGGGAATATCTTTTGACCACATGAGG ATTCGGTTTGGAGACTTCAGAATCCTCCCCAGACTCATCCCGCCCCTCAAAGCCCTGTTTGCCGAGGAGAtcggagagatggaggagaggagagggagaagggagctTAAACAGATGAAAGGAGTCATTGCTGAAAGCAACGAAGAGCAGAGGACACCCAATGAAGGCGAGACAGGCAAAGGTGCCAAACGAGAGCCAGAGGAACCAACACAGGACGTGGGAAGTAAGAGACTCAAAACAAACTAA